A DNA window from Nycticebus coucang isolate mNycCou1 chromosome 1, mNycCou1.pri, whole genome shotgun sequence contains the following coding sequences:
- the LOC128581326 gene encoding LOW QUALITY PROTEIN: uncharacterized protein LOC128581326 (The sequence of the model RefSeq protein was modified relative to this genomic sequence to represent the inferred CDS: substituted 2 bases at 2 genomic stop codons), translating to MGQTVTTPLSLTLDHWTEVKRRGRDLSVEVKKGPWQTFCSSEWPTFNVGRPSGGTFDSSLIFAIKEIVFQRGPGAHPDQQPYIIVWQDLVQNPPPWVRPWTATSRPPSNPRVLAVQSSGSRKGGESSDPPKKIYPEIQADHLLHDPPPPPPPYPPALAPVGGAERTSITGSGYCPLCTPGETAQGTRSHHRGGMSPDTTVALPLRAYGPPPVARDEGPPPLQPLQYWPFSSADLYNWKTNHPPFSEDPQRLTGLVESLMFSHQPTWDDCQQLIQTLFTTEERERILLGARKNVLGADGRPTQLSNIIEAAFPLSRPDWDFNTAEGREXLTVYRQALVAGLRGAARRPTNLAKVREVIQGATEPPSVFLERLMEAFRRYTPFDPASEGQRASVAMTFIGQSAVDIKRKLQRIEGLQEYTLQDLVKEAEKVYHKRETEEEKEQRKEKGREERENKRDRRQEKNLTWILATVVGEKSQEQTQGRTKKSGSLGNRVPLDKDQCAYCKEKGHWARECPKKKKKELSKKVLALEEEEDXQGRGSESLPEPRVILKVEEKPVEFLVDTGAQHSVLLEPSGPISKKKSWVVGATGHQQYSWTTRRSVDLGVGRVTHSFLIIPECPAPLLGRDLLTKMEAQITFTPDGPEATQNKRVTALTMRLEDEHR from the coding sequence atgggacagactgtgacaactcctctgagtttgactctagatcattggactgaagtaaagagaagaggtcgtgacctgtcagtagaggttaaaaaaggcccatggcagactttctgctcctcggagtggcccaccTTTAACGTCGGccggccctcaggaggaacctttgactcatctcttatttttgctatcaaagagattgtttttcagagaggaccgggagcccatccggatcaacaaccttacatcatagtctggcaggacctggtgcagaatccgcccccctgggttcggccatggactgccacatccaggcccccgtctaatcctcgggtgctcgctgtccaatcttccggttccagaaaagggggcgaaagctcggacccccctaagaagatctacccagaAATTCAGGCTGATCATCTTCTCCacgaccctccaccccctcctcccccataccctcccgccttggctcctgtcgggggggcAGAGCGGACCAGCATCACCGGATCCGGctattgccccctctgcacccccggggaaaccgcacaaggtaccaggagtcaccaccggggaggaatgtctcccgacactactgttgccctgcccctgagggcatacggccccccgccggtggcaagagatgagggaccacctcctctccagcccctccagtactggccattttcttctgcagacctgtataactggaaaactaatcacccccctttttcagaagacccccaacgcctgactgggctggtagagtccctgatgttctctcatcagcccacatgggatgactgccagcagctcatacaaactctcttcactactgaagagagggagaggattttactaggagctaggaagaatgtacttggggcagacgggcgtcctacccagctctccaacatcatcgaggctgcctttcccctctccagacctgactgggacttcaacacggcagaaggtagggagtgactgacagtctatcgccaggctctagtggctggcctccgtggggcggcaagacgccccactaatttggctaaggtaagagaagtaatacagggggccacggaacccccctcagtgtttcttgagcgtctaatggaagcttttaggcgctacaccccatttgaccctgcctctgaaggacagagggcttccgtggctatgactttcatagggcagtcagctgtagacattaaaagaaagctgcagaggattgaaggattgcaggaatataccttgcaggatttagttaaggaagctgagaaagtataccataaaagagaaactgaggaagaaaaagagcagagaaaggagaaagggagagaagaaagggaaaataagagagaccgaagacaggagaaaaacttaacatggATTTTGGCCACAGTAGTAGGGGAGAaaagccaggaacagacccaaggtagaactaagaagtcaggtagcctgggcaaccgcgtcccgttggataaggatcaatgtgcctactgtaaggagaaggggcactgggccagggaatgtcctaaaaaaaagaagaaagaactctccaagaaagtactggccttagaagaagaagaagattagcagGGACGGGGCTCGGAATCCCTCCctgagcctagggtaatacttaaggtggaggagaagccagttgagttcctagtagacaccggagctcaacactcagtcctactcgaaccatcaggacccatctccaagaaaaaatcttgggttgtaggggccacagggcatcagcagtactcatggactacccgaagatcagtagatctgggagtgggacgggtaacccactcgttcttaattatccctgagtgccctgcgcccctcctcgggagagatttactcaccaaaatggaagcgcagatcactttcactcctgatggcccagaggcaacccagaataagagagtaacagccctgaccatgcgtttggaagatgaacataga